Within Lolium rigidum isolate FL_2022 chromosome 5, APGP_CSIRO_Lrig_0.1, whole genome shotgun sequence, the genomic segment CAGGTAAATTTCCGATATATTTCCATACAAGAAAATTATCCAACTCAGCGGCATTGGCACAACCCGCGCTGTTGCTGCTGCAGCCGAAGCCGGAGTCCCCAGAAGAAgaccccgacctccgcgccgctGGCGCTGTCGGtgctggaggaggaggcgaagtagCCGCATCTCCGGGCTGCTGCGGCGGAGCACCGGACGGCTCtggacccgcactccgcctgggaggaggccctgtggtctccgtggccggagtccccagcgcagtcgagccacaacagcgcctcgccgcccgggaACATCGTCGACGCTGACGGCAACGACGCCCACATGGACTAAgcggcgcgccggcggccaccgcgtcctcATCAAACCCTAATAGGGGgtgttttttatttgtttttaattttaaagcccatatagagggcttcttttgtAGTTAAATTTGCCAAAAATAGAgcatatgtacaaatttgcccaaaataaggCATATGTTAATGAACTTCGTTTAGATTTAaatattttccttttttattttcttcacttTTGCGATGTCTCCGCACGTTGGACGcatcgtgcgacccaaacggatatGCGGAcgtgggccgctgtccgggtgtccgtgcgGCCACCCAAACAGCTCAAAACTGACGGCCCAACACATCCGTttaggtcgccgcgttggagatgccctgattgGCCCATTCCGTTTCCTTGGCTACCTCACGTACCTCAAagaaaattttgtttttttttatgttCTATTGTTTGGGGACAACAGAAGTTGTTGTTAAGCTTCCCTCAAAAAAAGAAAGTTCTTGTTTAGCTAATTAATCAACCAAAGGTTCTCCCATTCAAAAAAACGTAATCAACGAAATGCTAATGAGCTAGATTGCTTAGAAATTCTTGTTTGACCTATCTTTTTTTTTGGACATTCCGAACAGATAAAAAATAATGGACAATGAGAGTGCACACCAAATAATTCAACGCAAGTTGATAAGAGAATTCATATTTGCAGGCCTTGCTTTTCCGCATGAAGATAAGACCACAGGACCCTACAGGATCGGTCCTGTGCAGCCTGGTATCGCACAAGCTGCGGTCTCCTGGAGTATTTTCTATATCGACGATATGATGAAAAATTCCGACGAATGTGTTGGGTACGATTAACATTCAGCTGAAATTCAGAACTCGATAAGACCTCCGCGGTCCAAGCTGAATTAAGCCAGTAATCAGAATTCGAGTCTGGGGACTCGAGTTTGAATTAGGTCCACGATGTTTTTGCCCAGAAGCAATTAATTGGTTCCTGGTCCGTCAGATGCACCAGACTCATCATACCATTATCCCCATTATAAAAATATTGATCGAAGATAGTAAAATTGTTACTCGAGTACAAATTTGGATCATGTTATAAAGATGAAAAAGTCAAGGTTTAGAGACTGAACCCGAGTCTGCGACTCGAGTAGATtctcgggggctactgtcatGGGTATAACCTGCTGGGCACCCATTATTACAATACCGGGTGCAGTTCAATCGAAGGCCCATGAAGTCTATGGTGCAACAAACATTCAAAGGCCAAGAATCTAGGCGACTAAGGAAAGCTCATAGAAGAAAGTAGCCTACATCAACACGACTCGACTAGGAttcttgtaaaccctagtttagttgcatatataaagccaggcaggggcaccctttGGACATATGGAAATATAGACAAGATagatgatacgttgcaaacgtatctataatttttgatgctccatgcttgttttacaccaatttctatatgttttgtttacacttcgtttcacttttatacattttccggaactaacctattgacaagatgccatagtgccagtttcctgttttctgctgttttatatttcagaaaagttataaatgaaatattctcggaagtggacgaaacaaaagccgaagttcctattttactgtaacgaagatggagtccggaggagagacgaagagtcCTAACAACAGGAGACAACGGTGAAAGTACTGCCCTGAATGTTGAGCATGTGATGCAATGCATGGCGTGCTCGAGGTCTCCTATGAGAAGAATGATCAGTCAATCGGCCATCGACCTGTCACACACATTGACGTACTCCGTTGTGTCCTGCTAGTGTGTACCGCTCCACGTCGGAGTGCCAACTAGTACGAGCTTGATTCCTTGTCAAGTTGTCCACCGTCGAACATCAATTACGGCCGGAACAATGTGAGGAAGTACAATGCAGGTGGGGTTCTCCAATCCCCCCCCCCCTCGACGCACATTGCCGCTAGATATCTTGTCTGTTGCGACATGGTGAAATTAAGCAAGAAGATATTAAAGGAGCATTTGAGAGCACGTACAGTTGGATGCAATTGGACGGTAAATCATGTTCATTACTACACCAATGCAGTAACAACTAAATTGCAGACGAGCCACACCCGTCTCGTCAGTTGAATGGAGGGATGACACATGGGTGCATGATATATAGGTCGCACTCCACATACGTCTCGTTGTGCTAATGTTCATGCCAGTGGCAGAGCTCCCATTATGGAAGGTGTGGTCTCTATCATAGCTAATTTACGCAGTCAATACAAATATCCCTATTACTCAACAAAATGTCTGGCTAGAACAAGTGCTAAGCTCAGCTTCATGTCTTCTAGGAATATCACTCTTTCCTATAAGTTATCAACTTTGCCATACCATAATTTATGTTCCTTCTATGGCACTGGTGTAGGCTAGTATCGCGTTAAATGTTCGCAATGGAAAAGCTCAAATGAGATGATCATCTCTCCGTCATAAAACTCAAACACATAAAGAGTCGAGATCACTTTATACTCCTTCAGTATACCCCTTCACTATACATCTTCATAAGTTCCATTATGAAGAGGCATGGAgcaatcttatcttatcttgtttgTGTTTGCGTTAGGAGAAGGGAGCGTACTAAAGGAAAAGAAAAGTCTAACAACAGAACATGATATATAAATACAGTATACTGTTTCACGTAGACACACCACATATAATAGCCTGATAGGTAGGTAGGACATCAAAGTTCACAAATGCACGAGTAAACCTAGATGCTGCTGTGTACACGAGCTTACTTAAGCTCGGAACGTACGCATGGTCCGGTAGGCGACGTCGAGCGTGACGCCGCAGGGCCTAATCGACGATGTGGATACTAGGTAGATATGCGGCGGTACGCCGTGCGCCACAGAGGGCATGATATCTGGAGTATGTACGCCGCTAGTACGGGTAGGCGACGTCGAGCGCGATGCCGCATATCCCGGGGCCGCCGACGTCGCGGCGCATGCGGATGTAGCCTTGCTCGCCCCAAGTCTGTCCCCAGGAGTTCTTGACGATCCAGTACTTGGCCCCGGTGGAGGGGTCGGTGCCGTAGCCGACGACGGTGACGGCATGCGCTAGCCGCGTCCCGCAGGGGCCCGAGTAGACGCCGCTCCGGTAGAACTGCATGCCGCTGCCCACCTCGATGGCCACGCCGACCGGCTGCCCGGCCACGGCGCGCTGCATGATCAGCTCGTTCCTCGGCGGGATGGCCCCCTGCCCGGTGATCTTGGCGGCGATGCGCGCGGACTTGGCGCGGTTGCAGGGGCCTCGCACCGCCCGGTACGGGTACTCCGCCTCCGTGGTGAGGCCGCCGTTCTCCACCACCCACTTGTAGCCCCTGTGGTAGGACCCCAGGTTGCAGCCGCCGTCGTACTGGTCGCAGTCCACCAGCTGCTGCTCCGACAGCGACACGAGCCTCCCCGTCTTGATCCAGTGCAGCGTCTCGATCGTCGCCACCGTCACGAACGCCCAGCAGCTCGCTGCATGCATACGTTCAAATTATTTAAAGGAGAAGCAAAAGAGATCCATGAGGTCATGTTAGTTCACGTACAGCATGACGAGCTCTGCGACTTGGGCGGCACTACGGCGCCCTTGGCCCTCCAGTCCACGctgggcggaggcggaggcttGTCGCCGCCAGCGCCAGACGACCAAAGGTGATCACCGTCGCCGCTACCACCGGCGGTCGTCGTGATGACCGAGTCCGTGCCATCATCACCGCGATATCCTCCGTCGTAAGAGTAA encodes:
- the LOC124657116 gene encoding ervatamin-C-like — translated: MASSPGIWSAITAVLLMRGLFAAFPAASSGHVDAGDMLMMNRFLQWQATHNRSYLSAEERLRRFEVYRNNVEYIEATNRRGDLTYELGENEFADLTQDEFLARYASSYSYDGGYRGDDGTDSVITTTAGGSGDGDHLWSSGAGGDKPPPPPSVDWRAKGAVVPPKSQSSSCSSCWAFVTVATIETLHWIKTGRLVSLSEQQLVDCDQYDGGCNLGSYHRGYKWVVENGGLTTEAEYPYRAVRGPCNRAKSARIAAKITGQGAIPPRNELIMQRAVAGQPVGVAIEVGSGMQFYRSGVYSGPCGTRLAHAVTVVGYGTDPSTGAKYWIVKNSWGQTWGEQGYIRMRRDVGGPGICGIALDVAYPY